A stretch of DNA from Rhinoraja longicauda isolate Sanriku21f chromosome 9, sRhiLon1.1, whole genome shotgun sequence:
CAGTATTaaataccaatagacaatagacaataggtgcaggagtaggccattcggcccttcgagccagcaccaccattcaatgtgatcatggctgatcattctcaatcagtaccccgttcctgccttctcccccataccccctgactccactatccttaagagctctatctagctctctcctgaaagcattcagagaactggcctccactgccttctgaggcagagaattccacagatttagaactctctgactgaaaaagtttttcctcatctctgttctaaatggccaaccccttattcttaaactggcccctggttctggactcccccaacattgggaacatgtttcctgcctctaacgtgtccaaccccttaataatcttatatgtttcaataagatcccctctcatccttctaaattccagtgtatacaagcctagtcgctccagtctttcaacatacgacagtattAAATTCTATCTAAAGATAATTATATTCTATCATTGCAGACTACAATGTGTATTCCTCTGCATTTGGtttctatcttcattgtaaaccagcatttgcagttccttcctatacaaataaTGTGTATTCATTTGTTTGTACATTAAAATACCACAGCATCTCTCAGAATGAAATATGGTGAACATGGAAAGCCACAAATCTTCAACTCATGATTTTGACAGTGAATCTGATATTGTAAGAAGGTTACCTCTGACAGCTTGTGCGTTTGATGCAAGTACAAAGAACTTGATGAGGTTAATGTACAGAGGTGAGTCGTCATGTTCCCAGATGACAACTGGAATCACAAGGAGTTTCCCGTAACCAGATAATAATAAGGCTATTAGCAGCATGTTGAGGTTTGATTTTTTCTGAATAAAATCCTGTTTTGTTAACCACAAGAAGAAAAACACCCCACTTAGGAATGCTGTTAGCTCTAGGAGAAATAAAACATTATATAATTTTTACCCGAGTACTGAAACAAATGGCATTTTctttaaaaacaaacaaattacaTTCACATTTATTCCATTAATATGTTCCAAACTAATTCATAAAAATTGTTAGCAAATAGACTGGCAACAAGCTGAAATGGGAAATCTATGACTAAAAGCTTGGCTAAAGAGCATCTCAGAAAACAGGAAAAAGCAGTTGAGAGCTTCTGGAAGGAAATTCTGGTGCTTAAAATTTACGAAGCCGATGAGAGTCACCAATTAGAttgagttttttttagatttagagatacagcgcagaaacaggcccttcggcccactgggaccagcgatccccgcatatcctacacccactagggccaatttttacatttgcccatccaattaacctacaaacagatGAGAAGTACAACAAGGTCAATGTAACAATCCTTGTGACGCTCCAGAGGTAACTCAGGAGAAATGTATGCTGATTAGTCTCTAGCATCAATAACAAAAGATATTATGTATATGGTACAACCTTTGGGAAGTAATTTATTCCTCAATTCAATTGGCATGATTTGTTTGATAATTTTAATTTCTGTAATATTACCAATATAAATTGTTAACTAAATAAATTAATTCaagcatttagattttttttcaaaacatAAAGCTATGTTAAATCATGCACAGACTGCAGCAATTATTTTTCAGTTAGTTTTCCCAGTCCATGGGACTCTGGTTAAGGTAGATAAGTGATCTAGATTTCAGTTTGCAGCAATGTTATTCAAAGCCTATTGCTATGCCTCTCGTACACTTAATATCAAATGAGCACAGGAGAAGAAGACGACCAGTTATGAAAAGGGAGAGAATAAATGTGGGCTTAACATGTGATGTTCCTCTTAcaacaggggtgtcaaactcattttaggtcacgggccatAATAAGCAAAATGTGACTTCATGCGGGCCAgatcagttgtgcacgcacgAATGCACAGGCACGTGCTCCCACAGCTAttgttgccttcgttttttcaccctgctctcatgtgtctcagtctctgctataactacaaagtgtttcatttacgaattttgtttcttatgaagaagattgctgaTCATTACTTTCTTGATCGGTATCTAGGCCCTAGAGTGgaggtggaaataatgtttccagtaatgggagagtctaggaccagaggtcacagcatcagaataaaaggtcatacattcaaaatggagacgaggtggtgaatctgtggaattcattgcgaccacagtggtggaggccaagatattgggtatttttgaggcagagattgataggtcttgatgaGGTTAcatggagaaagaagacaatagaatgtgattgagagagaaaatagatcagccatggttgagtggtaaagtagacttgatgggctaaatggcctaattctgttctcatgtcttatagtcttcccacaaggtttatgttttgcccacaatgggctggctgggtggtgaacagccaaacagcagctacttggcatggtgaaagatggtctgtccatcatctcaccccatccttctccttatgtctttcttccttcccctcacatcctctcccctcgcctcccttgaccttctctaccctcacctgccctctccctttcctcagcctatcccttccctcatccccacttccttccttccaactagtcccccattcccctcccttacttcatcctctctctttcctcacctcatccctaaatcccctcccttccctcatccctaaacaccattccttctctcatctgttcccttcctcaccccctccttccctacttcctttctttaccacctactcctccattccctcaacaccctctcttcccttcctcatccctaaaaaccctcccttccctcatctgttcccccttcccttcctttaccaccaccttctcttccatatacccacataactaccagcacgtcttcacatcccacttaaccttaaccttaacccaaacccagagcccccaccctggagagctgCTCAGATGTTGGATCATTTGAATAAAGattcacagtgcggcgacttcccaccggcctctatccacgcactcacctgggtctcaggtacatggtggcggcAACCGAGAcacttcccggtgtccacaacaacactgagactccccaccttccccaacaccggccccttcccgcccgcgtcaccgcatggccggatatgggcgtagcttccactcacccccggGAGCTGGGAGGTGACAGCTGCAGATCGGACTTGGATTTTCCTACTGCGCAAAATTCATATTTCTTGCGCATTTAAGCGGTCATGTAGCTCACTTTCTGTGTATAATCCAACAGCGCTGGTTTTTCCCTAAATCATCCCAtgggccggattggaccccttcgcaggccgcattcggcccgcgtgccggtagtttgacacccctgactTACAACAAATCAAGCAAGGATAAAATCTACAAAAACACGTTGGCACAATGAATGATGCATAAAGTATGAAACAATAACAAATTCAATAAAGTATCAAAAAGTTGAACTTACCCAGACTAGCTAATCCAAACATTAGGTAAAAGTCCCATTCTTTGGCGTAACGAATTATATCTGTAGGATCAACTGTTTGCTGTGAATCCTGTAGGTGTGACCATCTAAGATATGCTTCACATAACAAACAGAAAATACAGAGCTTCCAATGAATCTGAAGGAAAAGTGTAAAATTTGATGGATTATCAATGCCTATATGATAAAACAGCTCATCAACATGCCTTGCGTGTGAAGGCTGCTTCTGAGGGGGAAAAAACCCCATAAACCAGCCATTCAGCTCAGATCCTTCATCAGCCAACTGAAGAATCAATGACTTCAAAAACTAAAATATGGAGGGGCAGGGATAAAACAATGTTGATTTGAATAAAAACATGTATTCATGGGATGTAGATGACGGAAGGCTCTCATTTGTGCACATGCATAACTGCTCCTGTATTGGGTAATTGGGCAGGTTTTGCTTGAATATACGTATGAAGAACTTTGCTGTGGGTCTGGTTGTGATTAACTTGTCCAGGATAAGGATGGCTCATTTCCAAAAACAATAATCGTAAACCAGATATGTTTTTTGGATAATCTATTAATTCCCCAACTAATATATGCATTTTGTTGCagttttatttaattaactgaaaaaAAATTATTCAGCTTCCATGgtaaaatctaaatttaaatcatCAGATTAATCTAGGCTTCTGAAATATTAGTCAAATCAGATCATTACAATGCTAACATATCTCTATGGTGTCAACGGTGGAATATGAGGAATTGATACACTTTACTAGAAATTGTCAAATTACTTGTACACAAGAGATTTTTAACCATTTTACTATAATTAGTTATTTACAGTAACATAATATGGTAGTTTAAAGTACTTACATTAATGTTGGCATTGAGGATTATGTGCCTATAAGCTTGAACTTTACATAAGATCGCATCAATGAGAATGATCACAGGATCATATTCTACATATTTGTCAACTGGTTTCTGGCATGATTTCTGCAAGGGAAAAATACATTTTCATTCTCAAGAACCATTAATTTCTCCATTAGATTCAAATCTCTGGGCAACAGAAATTGATTTATGGAAGAACTTCCTGTCATGAGCACTAGACCCTGAAGATATTACATTGACCTTTAATGAAGAGAAACAATATCACCAAACAGAACCAGTTACTCATTAATTTTTATCCCAGTTTTCATTTATGAACAAGGGGACATTGCAGCAAAATAAGAGCCTGACATTCAAAACTGAGGTGCGTAGAAATGTCTTCT
This window harbors:
- the arv1 gene encoding LOW QUALITY PROTEIN: protein ARV1 (The sequence of the model RefSeq protein was modified relative to this genomic sequence to represent the inferred CDS: deleted 1 base in 1 codon) translates to MMPRGAAPSSPFRFGARAGNQAAGVEGEGEGGGETESERVLRPGSLKRRGWLLDAMAAPYRCVECNEEALELHRDYSHSIIKITICKSCQKPVDKYVEYDPVIILIDAILCKVQAYRHIILNANINIHWKLCIFCLLCEAYLRWSHLQDSQQTVDPTDIIRYAKEWDFYLMFGLASLELTAFLSGVFFFLWLTKQDFIQKKSNLNMLLIALLLSGYGKLLVIPVVIWEHDDSPLYINLIKFFVLASNAQAVRVVLNSSRKFALSVISVGWMVERFTAYIFQHLKWST